A window of the Branchiostoma floridae strain S238N-H82 chromosome 12, Bfl_VNyyK, whole genome shotgun sequence genome harbors these coding sequences:
- the LOC118427087 gene encoding ZP domain-containing protein-like — protein sequence MLVGPPYSVHSWSGAGWGLYEGAYYCDAGNYTWMGAKPVCLGPYNSSTILMDQSKTVRLVGGEFYGCVELYDNVTQLWGPVAGWEADGAQHENRMSWADLACRSLGFEAGLATVAYSLANGIADPRYAGYPLFYKYRDKQPTYPSTAPQFVLSQSLPQWEGATLHDTIDHIVRPCSYYGTCSSSSMCLACAREQDQNPQVSDINIHVTCTSDYMEASFPRPRGSSVQADDVQLAAPHCKAEENSTHIYIRAPLGECGTSREITPTEIIYRNLLTIGVDPSNSEIIWQQVTKVPLECHLPRNKTLSLDFRPHFLSAFRSGVQGSGDFRISMELFRTNAFLQLVTEYPVFVNHHEMLHVQIQVDSSDTSLQVFPLTCVATPSDKPDDKIQNDVIVDGCATLPTLQFYPSPGPDRWRFGFQTFAFASGVGMVYLHCDVLLCNATDPNSRCAQGCLTSGGRTRREAGSEPDIYRLTQGPIVFSYDQTELRASRTTTDHQYVVTASAILGACAVLTGAMFVVGIVYKARREGRPAGYKE from the exons ATGTTGGTTGGTCCTCCGTATTCTGTCCACTCCTGGTCTGGTGCTGGATGGGGCCTATATGAAGGAGCTTACTACTGCGATGCTGGCAACTACACGTGGATGGGAGCAAAACCTGTGTGCTTAG GTCCATACAACAGCTCCACAATCTTAATGGATCAGTCCAAAACAGTCCGCTTGGTAGGGGGAGAGTTCTACGGCTGTGTGGAGCTCTACGATAACGTCACGCAGCTGTGGGGGCCCGTGGCGGGTTGGGAAGCTGATGGAGCTCAGCACGAAAACAGGATGTCTTGGGCCGACTTAGCGTGTAGAAGCCTCGGCTTCGAGGCTGGACTAGCCACAGTCGCGTACAGTTTAGCCAATGGAATCGCTGATCCACGTTACGCAGGATACCCCCTATTCTACAAGTACAGGGATAAACAACCAACGTACCCCTCTACCGCTCCGCAGTTCGTGTTGTCCCAGTCCCTTCCCCAGTGGGAGGGTGCGACTTTGCATGACACCATAGACCACATTGTCCGACCTTGTTCGTATTACGGGACTTGCAGTTCCAGCAGCATGTGTCTAGCCTGTGCAAGGGAGCAAGACCAGAATCCACAAG TCTCAGACATCAATATCCACGTGACTTGCACGTCAGACTACATGGAAGCCAGTTTCCCACGCCCACGAGGCAGCTCCGTGCAGGCGGATGATGTACAGCTAGCAGCGCCACACTGCAAAGCAGAGGAGAACTCAACCCACATTTACATCAGGGCTCCTCTAGGGGAATGTGGCACTTCCAGGGAG ATCACCCCTACCGAGATTATTTACCGGAACCTCCTGACTATCGGGGTTGACCCGTCCAACAGTGAGATCATCTGGCAGCAGGTCACCAAG GTGCCGCTGGAATGTCACCTTCCGCGAAACAAGACTCTTTCTCTCGACTTCCGACCACATTTCTTGTCCGCATTCCGGTCCGGCGTCCAGGGCAGTGGGGACTTCCGCATCTCTATGGAGCTGTTCCGGACTAACGCCTTCCTTCAACTGGTCACGGAATATCCGGTCTTTGTGAATCACCATGAG ATGCTTCACGTGCAGATACAGGTGGATTCCAGTGACACCAGCCTGCAGGTGTTCCCTCTCACCTGTGTGGCCACCCCTAGTGACAAGCCGGACGACAAGATACAGAATGACGTCATTGTGGACGG TTGTGCCACGCTGCCAACGCTGCAGTTCTACCCATCTCCAGGCCCGGATAGGTGGCGCTTCGGCTTCCAGACTTTCGCCTTTGCAAGTGGCGTTGGCATG GTGTACCTCCACTGTGACGTGCTTCTCTGTAACGCCACGGATCCGAACTCCCGGTGTGCCCAGGGATGCCTGACCTCCGGGGGGAGGACGAGGAGGGAAGCCGGCAGTGAGCCTGATATTTACCGGCTAACTCAGGGTCCTATCGTCTTCAGTTATGACCAAACTG AACTCCGGGCCAGCAGGACCACTACAGACCACCAGTACGTGGTCACAGCGTCCGCCATTTTAGGCGCATGCGCAGTGCTGACCGGcgccatgtttgttgttggcatcGTGTACAAGGCACGCCGGGAAGGCAGGCCGGCCGGATACAAGGAGTGA